In uncultured Desulfovibrio sp., the genomic stretch CTTCCACCGGGCCTTTGCGCATGTAGGTGGAGGAAAGGCCGTGGGCGGCGCTGGGCAGCAAGAAGCGTCCGGTGCTGTCCAGCAGACGGATGGTGCTTGCTTTGCAGCCCATGGTTACGGCGGTTTGCTCGGTGATTTTGTGCAGAACTTCGCGGGGCTCAAGGCTGGAGTTGATAACCAGCGCCACATCCCTGAGCGCACGGAAATAATCGTGTGCCATGGTGCCTCCTGAGGAAAGCGTTTCGACAGGCATTAAAGCCTGCCGCGCATGAATTGTTGATCTGGTTTGTAACACGTTTTCCAGTTCCAACTATGCGCTATTTTTCTGCATCAGGCAAATGCGGTCTGGCATGGCCCGGCGAATGCGTCGCAAACAGGCAAGAGAGCACCAATGTAAAGCGATTTCAGCGGGCTGCTGGCCCGGATCATTGCATTGTCAGAAGTTATGCTGCATGCGCGGAATCCGGCACCGCAACAGAACCGCCGCAGAGTTTCATGGATCAATCTGCACAGGGAAGTGCGAACATTGTGAAAACGCCGCTGGCGCGCCCTCAGGCGCTCTTGCCTTGCGCGCTTAAGCCTTGGGCCCTTAAGCCTTGGGCTTGACCGGGGCCTTCATGCTGATCTGACCTTCAATGATGCCGCCTTCTTCTGTGAGCAGATTGGGAGTGACAACCTGGCCTTCAAGCACCCCGGAACTGTAAACCACGATGCGGCGTTTTGCCGTCACATCGCCGGTGAAGTGGCCGGAAAGCAGCAGTTCGCCCACATCGAGGGTGCCCTGCACCTGAGCATCCTTGCCCACGTTGAGCGTACCGTCACTGACAATTTCGCCAGTATAGCGGCCTTCAATGCGCACAGTGCCCTTGAAGTTGAGCTTGCCTTCATAGACGGTATCGGAGCCGAGGTACGCTATTTCGTCCTTTGCCACGTTTATCCCCTTTGGCTTAACAGTTAGCTTTTAAACATGAAACGTCGCATGGACACGTTGAGCACAATGCCAAGCAGTGTGAAGTTGACCACTGTGGCGCTGCCGCCGTAGCTGATGAAGGGCAAGGGAATGCCCACCACCGGCATGAGGCCTATGACCATGCCCATGTTGATAAAAATCTGCCAGAAAAAGTAAAAAAACACCCCAACCACGAGGGTACTGCCAAAGCGATCCTTGGCCTGAACTGCGGTTGAGAAGATGGAAAGCAAAAACAGGCAGAACAGCGTGACCAGAGCCACGCAGCCCACAAAGCCCCATTCCTCGCCAAAAACAGCCACGGCAAAGTCGGAGTGGCGTTCGGGCAAAAAGCGCAACTGGCTCTGTGTGCCTTCGCGAAAGCCCTTGCCCCACAATTCGCCCGAGCCAATGGCAATGCGAGACTGGATGATGTGATACCCGGTGCCGCGCGGGTCGTTGCCGGGGTCCAGAAACGTCAGGATGCGTTGGCGCTGATAATCGTGCATGCCCACAAACCACATAAAGGCCACCGCGGCTGGGGCGACCAGCAGGCACGTTTTGAGAACATAGCCCCTAAGCCCGTGGAACAGGATCATGCCGCCCATGATCAGCAATATCAGCAGGGTAGTGCCCAGATCGGGCTGAACGATAATAAGCCCGCAAGGAACAAGGCCCACGCAAAGCACGCTGCAAAAATTTTTCCAGCCCAGGGGGCGGCTGTCGCGCGCCAGCAGGCGCGCCACAAGAACCAGCACTGAAAGCTTGGCCATTTCTGAAGGCTGCAAACTCATGAAACCCAGCGAAATCCAGCGCTTGGCACCGTAGACTGTTTTGCCTGCAATGGGCACCAGCAGCAGAAGAAAGACAGTTATGAGAAAGAAGGGCCATGCAAGGTTGCGCAACTGGCGGTAGTCAAAAACCATTGCCAGCAGCATGCATACCACGCCGCACAGGCCCCAGATCAGCTGGCGCTGATAAAAGGAATTGAATGCCAGGCCAGATTCCACGCGCGTACCGCTGGCGGAATACAGGTTGCCCACGCCCACAAGATAGAGCAGCAGCATACAGGCCAGAAGGCCCCAGTTGATGTAGCTGAAAAGGCGATTATCCATGCCGCTTGTCCGCTTGTCAGGAATGCGTGGTTGCAGGGTGGTGTGAAAAGGCTTGCCCATAGGCCGCCGCACCGCACCACAACACTCTTTGGCCGTGGCGGGCCTTGCTGCGATTGTTGGCTGCGCTGTCGCCATTGGGGCAAACGTTGTTTGCGCCCGTGCGCGGTGCCGGCTCTTTGCACATGGTGCCTAGTCCGTGGGCTCTACGGCTGCGGTTGGGGCGGGCAACACGATCATGGGCGCGTTGGGGTCAGGCCCGAAAAGATAGTCGTAAACCTTGCGGGCCACAGGGCCAGCCACGCTTGAACCGCCGCCGCCGTGTTCCACCATGACAATAACCACATAGGTTTTGCCGTCTTTAACACCCCAGGTGGCAATCCATGCGTGGTCACGCTGGGCATATTCCATTTCCGACATTTTCAGGCGGCGGTCGCCCGCAGCCATCTTGAGCTTGACCACCTGTGCCGTGCCTGTTTTGCCGCCCATGTCGGCATCCTTGCGGCCCACAACCTTGGCTGTGCCGCCGTTGGCAGTGCGGCGCATGGCCTCCACCACAAACTTGAGTGTTTCAGGCTTGGCGGGCACGCGCCCGCGCACTTCGCGGGTGGCGTCATCCACAAGCTGGGGCTTGAGCAGATCGCCGCCGTTGAGCAGCGCCGAAACAAATACGGCCACCTGCACCGGCGTCACCAGAGTGTAGCCCTGGCCAATGGACACGTTGTAGGTTTCGCCGCGTGTCCACGGACGGCCAAAACGCCGCCGTTTCCAGTCGCGCGAAGGCACAAGGCCCGATTTTTCGTGCGGCAGGTCAATGCCTGTAGGCCGCCCGAATCCACAAGCCTTGGCGAATTCTTCCAACTTGTCAATGCCCAGACGGTCGCCCATAAGATAGAAGTAGACGTCGCAGGAGTCGATGAGCGCGTGCACGAGGTCTTCCGAGCCATGCCCGCCGCGCTTCCAGCAGCGGAAAATCTGGTTGCCCAGTTTGACCTGACCGGGGCAGAACACGCTTTCACGCGGATTAACGCCCTTTTCAAGCAACATGGTGGCCATAATCAGCTTCCATACGGAACCTGGAGGGTACACGCTCTGGATAACGCGGTTCTGCAAGGGAAAGCGGTTATTGGTGCGCAGGGCGTCCCAGTCGCGTTGCGAAATGCCCGCAGCAAAAAGGTTGTTGTCGTAGGCCGGGGATGTCACCAGCGCGCGCAGCTTGCCGCTGTCCGGCTCCATGACCACGATGCAGCCAGCCTCGCCGCCGAGGGCGTCCCAGGCGGCCTTTTGCAGGCCCGCATCGAGCGAAAGATGTATTTCGTGCCCGCCGCGCGGTTCATCGCGCAGAGTTTTGCCAAGCACGCGGGCGTGGGCGTCAACCTCGACATCGTACAGGCCCTTGCGGCCCCGCAACTGCTTTTCCAGCTCCAGTTCCAGCCCCTGCTTGCCCACCAGATCGCCCATGGCAAGGGCGCTGTCCGCGGCCATTTCCTGCTCGTTGGCTTCTGCCACGTAGCCAAGAATATGGGCGAAAAGCTCCTTCTCGGGGTAGCTGCGCTTGGTGCGCACCACAATTTCAAGCCCCGGCCATTCGTGAATCTCGGATTCAATGCGGGCCACAAGGTCAAAGTCGATGTCTGTGATAAGCAGCAGAGGCTCAAAGGGTTTGACCTTGAAGCGGTCCTGACGGAACTTGTCCCAGACCTGCTGGAGGGGAATGCCCGACCATTCGCTTATCTGGGCCAGGGTGGCGGGGATGTCGTGGCAGTCTTCGCGCACGATGGAAAGGCCGTATGCGGTGCGGTTGTCGGCCAGCACCTTTCCCTTGTCGTCCATGATGCGCCCGCGCGGCGCAAAGATGCGCTCGATACGCAGGCGGTTGTCCTGCGCCTGACGCGCAAATTCTTCGCCTCTGTGCACCTGCAAATACCAGAAGCGCACCACAAGCACAAAAAACATCATACCAACCAGAACCTGAAGCAGGATTGCGCCAGCTCGCGGCGGCTGATAGCCCTCGCTCTCGACCTGAATCTTGAGCCAGGAGCGGATGCCCTTATGCTGCGCCTTGTCTTTGTGCGCCAGCAGCGAGGTATTGTCAGTTTTCCTGATCATTGGGGTTCCAGTGGCGGGTGGCCACCAACAGCCGCCAGGCGAAGGGCACAAAGATGGCCTGAATCAGGCTTGTGTCCAGGGTTCCCTGCACATCGAAAGGCAGGTTCTGCAAAGGGGCCATGAGCCACGCAATGGCGTAGTATGCGGCGCCCAGGCAGGCTGACAGCAAAAAGACAAAAATGAAATTTTCCACTTCAAACAGCCAGCGGCCCATTTTGAACAGCAAAATGACAGCGGCATACCAGACAATGACGGCCCCGAAGGGGCGCGTACCCATGCCTTCCTGCAACAGGATGAACACGGGCAGCAGCCAGAGCATATTTTTATAATCCCGTTCCTGCAACAGGATGATCAGCCCTACCGTGAGCACATCAAGCCCCGGTACCGCCGCCTGCAAAACAATGGCGCAGGCCATGAAAAAGGCCCACCATGCAATGCTGCGGAGCGTTCTCATGGCGTGGCGCTTTTGGGCGCGGGCGGGCCCACGAATTCTTTGGGAGCTTCGCTGGGTTCCAGCGGGCGGGGCGCGCCGGTGGCTTCGAGCAGCAGCACTTCTTCAAGGTGTTGCAGGTCAACCAGCGGTTCAGCCTTGATGGCCATGAACTGGGTGTAGTCCGAAGGAGCCACGCGCAGTACGCGCGCCACAGGGATGCCCTTGGGGTACTTGCCGTCGAGGCCGGAGGTGATGATTATTTCGCCGGGCTTGACCTTGGCGTCGCGCTGCACAAAGTTGACTTCAAGCTTCTGGCCTGTGCCCATGCCCATGAGGATGCCGGGAGCCCGGCTTTCCTGCGAAAAAACGGCTATGCGGCTGCTGGGATCGGTGAGCAGCAGCACAATGGAACTGTGGGCGCTGGCCTTGAGAACGCGGCCAACCAGCCCAAGGTGCGTGACCAGCGGCGTGCCCGGGCGTCCGCCCGTGCTGTAGCCCCGGCTGATGGTGATGCTGTCAAGAACGGCGTTGGGGCCCATGCGGCCGGAAAGAACGCGGGCGCCAAGGGGGCGCCATGTCTGGTCTACTGGCAGTTGCACCAGGGCGCGCAGGCGCTTGAGCTCGGCCAGGTCTTCACCATTGGCAAGCAGGCGCGCTTCAAGCTCGTCCACCTTTTGCTTGAGGGCTTCGTTTTCTTCGCGCACGCCCACAAGGTCAAAATAGCGATCCCACATGTTTTCCGCAGCGTCCTGCGCGGAACGAACAGGCGTGAGCACCGCGCCGGTGATTTCAAGCCCCAGTTTCGCGGCCAGGTCGTCCAGAACGCGCGTGCGCTGATTCCAGGAATACATGCCCAGAAACAGGATGAGCAAAATGCCCGCGAGGAGGAGAAGACGCCGCAGTGTCACAGGCGGAAGCTCCTGAAAGCCGGTGCGGAATAAACCGCGCCCCTGTGCCGGAGACGCAGAACCGGAAGCTTGTGTTCCGGCATTGCGTCAGCCGCACAGGGGCGCGAGGACAAGGTCGGTTCTAGTCGATGCACACTTCTTTGAGAATGTGCAGGTTGTCCAGCGCTTTGCCGGTACCCACCACAACGGTGGACAAGGGATCGTCCACAACCGTAATGGGCAATGAGGTTTCTTCGCGCAGCAGCTGGTCAAGGCCCTTGAGCAGCGCGCCGCCGCCCGTGAGCACAATGCCCCTGTCCACAATATCCGCCGCCAGTTCAGGCGGGGTCTGTTCCAGGGCGATGCGCACAGCCTGAACGATGCTGTCC encodes the following:
- a CDS encoding polymer-forming cytoskeletal protein, giving the protein MAKDEIAYLGSDTVYEGKLNFKGTVRIEGRYTGEIVSDGTLNVGKDAQVQGTLDVGELLLSGHFTGDVTAKRRIVVYSSGVLEGQVVTPNLLTEEGGIIEGQISMKAPVKPKA
- the rodA gene encoding rod shape-determining protein RodA, which encodes MDNRLFSYINWGLLACMLLLYLVGVGNLYSASGTRVESGLAFNSFYQRQLIWGLCGVVCMLLAMVFDYRQLRNLAWPFFLITVFLLLLVPIAGKTVYGAKRWISLGFMSLQPSEMAKLSVLVLVARLLARDSRPLGWKNFCSVLCVGLVPCGLIIVQPDLGTTLLILLIMGGMILFHGLRGYVLKTCLLVAPAAVAFMWFVGMHDYQRQRILTFLDPGNDPRGTGYHIIQSRIAIGSGELWGKGFREGTQSQLRFLPERHSDFAVAVFGEEWGFVGCVALVTLFCLFLLSIFSTAVQAKDRFGSTLVVGVFFYFFWQIFINMGMVIGLMPVVGIPLPFISYGGSATVVNFTLLGIVLNVSMRRFMFKS
- the mrdA gene encoding penicillin-binding protein 2, giving the protein MIRKTDNTSLLAHKDKAQHKGIRSWLKIQVESEGYQPPRAGAILLQVLVGMMFFVLVVRFWYLQVHRGEEFARQAQDNRLRIERIFAPRGRIMDDKGKVLADNRTAYGLSIVREDCHDIPATLAQISEWSGIPLQQVWDKFRQDRFKVKPFEPLLLITDIDFDLVARIESEIHEWPGLEIVVRTKRSYPEKELFAHILGYVAEANEQEMAADSALAMGDLVGKQGLELELEKQLRGRKGLYDVEVDAHARVLGKTLRDEPRGGHEIHLSLDAGLQKAAWDALGGEAGCIVVMEPDSGKLRALVTSPAYDNNLFAAGISQRDWDALRTNNRFPLQNRVIQSVYPPGSVWKLIMATMLLEKGVNPRESVFCPGQVKLGNQIFRCWKRGGHGSEDLVHALIDSCDVYFYLMGDRLGIDKLEEFAKACGFGRPTGIDLPHEKSGLVPSRDWKRRRFGRPWTRGETYNVSIGQGYTLVTPVQVAVFVSALLNGGDLLKPQLVDDATREVRGRVPAKPETLKFVVEAMRRTANGGTAKVVGRKDADMGGKTGTAQVVKLKMAAGDRRLKMSEMEYAQRDHAWIATWGVKDGKTYVVIVMVEHGGGGSSVAGPVARKVYDYLFGPDPNAPMIVLPAPTAAVEPTD
- the mreC gene encoding rod shape-determining protein MreC, which encodes MTLRRLLLLAGILLILFLGMYSWNQRTRVLDDLAAKLGLEITGAVLTPVRSAQDAAENMWDRYFDLVGVREENEALKQKVDELEARLLANGEDLAELKRLRALVQLPVDQTWRPLGARVLSGRMGPNAVLDSITISRGYSTGGRPGTPLVTHLGLVGRVLKASAHSSIVLLLTDPSSRIAVFSQESRAPGILMGMGTGQKLEVNFVQRDAKVKPGEIIITSGLDGKYPKGIPVARVLRVAPSDYTQFMAIKAEPLVDLQHLEEVLLLEATGAPRPLEPSEAPKEFVGPPAPKSATP